The genomic window CCCCCTGCGCCGCCGAAGCCCCCCGCCACTTCCACCCCGAGGAAGACCGCCCCGAGCCCGGCCAGCAGGGACGCCAGCACGTTGGCGCCCGCCAGGAAGCCGCGGCCCTGCTCGGCCAGCCGCAGCGTCTCGTACGAGAAGGTCGAGTACGTCGTCAGCGCCCCGCACAGCCCCGTCCCCAGCAGGGCGAAGACCGGCGAGGACACCGCGGCGCCCGTGAGCACCCCGAGCAGCAGGCTGCCCGCCGCGTTGACCGTGAAGGTCCCCCACGGGAACACGTACGGCAGTCCGGCGCCGTGCCGCGCCTGTACCGCACGGTCCGTCAGGTAGCGCAGCGGCGCCCCGACGGCTCCTCCGAGGACGACCAGAAGCCAGTTCACGCCGCCCGTCCCGTCCTACCGGCCAGCGCCCTCGTGAGAGCGGCGGCCCCCCACACCGCGGCGAGCGCCGCGACGGCCGTCACGGCGGCGTACGCGGTCGCGGTCGCCACCTCCTGACGGGCCAGCAGGTCCGACACCCCGGCGGCGTACGTCGAGAACGTCGTGAACCCGCCGAGCACTCCGACCCCGAGGAAGGGCCGCACCAGCGGGTGCGTGATCCTGCCCCGCTCGACGGTCAGCACCATCAGCACACCGATCAGCGCACAGCCCGTCACATTGACGGCGAGCACCGCCCAGGGGAAACCGCCCTCGGCGGCGGGCACGGCGAGGGTCACCGCGTAGCGCGCCGCAGACCCGGCCGCGCCACCGGCCG from Streptomyces sp. NBC_01341 includes these protein-coding regions:
- a CDS encoding fluoride efflux transporter FluC — its product is MSTQSPPPERPSVDPDVDLSVPAQRAEMSGAGRWRVLGVIAAGGAAGSAARYAVTLAVPAAEGGFPWAVLAVNVTGCALIGVLMVLTVERGRITHPLVRPFLGVGVLGGFTTFSTYAAGVSDLLARQEVATATAYAAVTAVAALAAVWGAAALTRALAGRTGRAA
- a CDS encoding fluoride efflux transporter FluC produces the protein MNWLLVVLGGAVGAPLRYLTDRAVQARHGAGLPYVFPWGTFTVNAAGSLLLGVLTGAAVSSPVFALLGTGLCGALTTYSTFSYETLRLAEQGRGFLAGANVLASLLAGLGAVFLGVEVAGGFGGAGG